A single genomic interval of Candidatus Methylomirabilota bacterium harbors:
- a CDS encoding serine hydrolase domain-containing protein, which yields MLAIDGHCEPRFTAVREEFFRNFTERGDVGAAVCVYQDGVRVVDCWGGHADRARTRAFGADTIVNVASTTKGMVALCAHMLAERGKLDLDAPVARYWPEFAAAGKQDIPVRWLLSHRAGLPAIRRPLPAEALFDWRVMTEAIAETPPWWTPGQRHGYHAITYGFLVGEVIRRVDGRTVGAFLRDEVTGPLRADFFIGVPAAADGRAAEVLAPPPPAAGEKTLWDTILADPDSLSGRTFLNPPRPDGLVNTRAWRAAEIPAANGHTSARGVARVYAALARGGEIDSVRLLAPATIDRAIAEQSKGRDEVLTLPTRFASGFMLGMPGGLFDCGPGRRTFGHPGRGGSIGFADPDARVGFGYVTNQYLTDTPRHPDRRVPSLVDAVYAALP from the coding sequence ATGCTGGCGATCGACGGTCACTGCGAGCCGCGCTTCACCGCCGTGCGCGAGGAGTTCTTCCGCAACTTCACCGAGCGCGGCGACGTGGGGGCCGCCGTCTGCGTGTATCAGGACGGCGTCCGCGTGGTCGACTGCTGGGGCGGCCACGCCGATCGCGCGCGGACCCGCGCCTTCGGCGCGGACACGATCGTCAACGTGGCCTCGACCACCAAGGGCATGGTCGCGCTCTGCGCCCACATGCTGGCCGAGCGGGGCAAGCTCGATCTGGACGCGCCGGTGGCGCGCTACTGGCCCGAATTCGCCGCCGCCGGCAAGCAGGACATCCCGGTGCGCTGGCTGCTGAGCCACCGCGCGGGGCTGCCCGCGATCCGCCGGCCCCTGCCCGCCGAGGCCCTGTTCGACTGGCGGGTGATGACCGAGGCGATCGCAGAGACTCCACCCTGGTGGACGCCGGGCCAGCGCCACGGCTACCACGCCATCACGTACGGCTTCCTGGTCGGTGAGGTCATCCGGCGCGTGGACGGCCGGACGGTGGGCGCGTTCCTGCGCGACGAGGTGACCGGCCCGCTGCGCGCCGACTTCTTCATCGGCGTGCCCGCGGCGGCGGACGGTCGCGCCGCCGAGGTCCTGGCGCCTCCGCCGCCGGCCGCGGGCGAGAAGACGCTCTGGGATACGATCCTCGCCGATCCCGACTCGCTCTCCGGTCGCACGTTCCTGAATCCGCCGCGCCCGGACGGGCTGGTCAACACGCGCGCCTGGCGCGCCGCCGAGATCCCGGCGGCCAACGGCCACACCAGCGCGCGCGGGGTGGCGCGCGTGTACGCTGCGCTCGCCCGCGGCGGCGAGATCGACTCGGTGCGTCTGCTCGCCCCGGCCACCATCGACCGCGCGATCGCGGAGCAGTCCAAGGGCCGCGACGAGGTCCTGACCCTGCCCACGCGCTTCGCCAGCGGCTTCATGCTCGGCATGCCCGGCGGCCTCTTCGACTGCGGTCCCGGCCGGCGCACCTTCGGCCATCCCGGCCGCGGCGGCTCCATCGGCTTCGCCGACCCGGACGCGCGCGTCGGCTTCGGCTACGTGACGAATCAGTACCTGACCGACACGCCTCGCCACCCGGACCGCCGCGTCCCGAGCCTGGTGGACGCGGTGTACGCGGCGCTGCCATGA